Proteins found in one Triticum urartu cultivar G1812 chromosome 4, Tu2.1, whole genome shotgun sequence genomic segment:
- the LOC125553276 gene encoding nucleolin-like: protein MAPAAGRGRGRGRARGRGRGRGRGRAAKTPPPPAAEPAPEEAPDAAQQEHEQEQEQEQEQDQEHEQEQEQLTHNTQDAAASASASASASASAFAGRETIEISDSTEASPQHCASSPDIYSSTTVHQHIKEEEPTSITVDEPSEADVPSPTNDDEQQQKMEVEAGEPHDMLLSVEQEEAQGNNNQEDAAPDANKQAVQSKEAEVIEQEGGKADDDDVAVKTAATHDAQNKQDSQPNPLHQGQMLAATHDDNSENKHPLHQQQMDAQQEEEEEDPQEVIFDDSVSVGEGQAASEIKQGDDLAKATEDDDDGQAAAESKQEEHRARASEEHGQAAGEVKQQEDERKVMSDMAKNRQRKKELEIFVGGLDREAVEEDIRKVFAHVGHVVEVRLHKDLSTNKNKGFAFVRFANKHQVARALAEVKNPMIHGKRCAVAASEDNDTLFLGNICNTWTKEAIKKRLLDYGVEGVQSLTLVPDTQNEGQSRGFAFLEFSCHADAMLAFKRLQQPDALFGHPERTAKVAFAEPIKEADAEVMAQVKSVFIDGLPPYWDEERVKNRFKAYGLIERVVLARNMSSAKRNDFGFVNFSTHEEALACIEATNNTELGDVGKAKLKVRVRLSNPLPKSQAVKGEMSGGFRIGHPGSGFNRPGRGFNRGRAAPRREGFHGDRGFNNHTPVRGGRFNSAYSNNSFEASPSDFRARQAPPAFQGGSSGRQHDLFDRGQGRGYHHPPRGPTFEPEGDFGRPFGENPYLYEDVRHGAKRPYSHMEPGPPGYFEHGGPPRVRPRFDHYEQPPFPGGNRFGHYDQPPFPGGDRHRDSFGTRGGYSRDHHYGPAPGHAPPPAHAHAHAPPPAPAQYGRGAFQPHHRGGHSGGGYYHH, encoded by the exons ATGGCGCCGGCGGCCGGTCGCGGCCGAGGACGAGGACGGGCCCGGGGACGCGGCCGCGGCCGTGGGCGCGGACGAGCGGCCAAGaccccgccgcctcccgccgcag AACCCGCGCCGGAGGAGGCTCCCGACGCCGCCCAGCAGGAGCACgagcaggagcaggagcaggagcaggagcaggaTCAGGAGCACGAACAGGAGCAGGAGCAGCTCACCCACAACACCCAAG ATGCCGCCGCCTCTGCCTCTGCCTCTGCCTCTGCCTCTGCCTCTGCTTTTGCGGGGCGGGAGACGATTGAGATCTCTGACTCGACAGAGGCATCCCCTCAACACTGCGCCTCCTCGCCAGACATATATA GCTCAACCACAGTCCACCAGCACATCAAGGAGGAGGAGCCAACCTCAATCACAGTCGATGAGCCGAGTGAGGCCGACGTGCCGTCTCCTACCAATGATGATGAGCAGCAGCAGAAAATGGAGGTGGAGGCTGGAGAGCCTCATGATATGTTGTTGTCCGTagagcaagaagaagcgcaagGAAATAATAACCAGGAGGATGCAGCGCCCGATGCGAACAAGCAAGCGGTACAGAGCAAAGAAGCGGAGGTGATAGAGCAGGAGGGTGGAAAAGCCGATGACGATGATGTAGCGGTAAAGACTGCTGCAACTCATGATGCACAAAATAAGCAAGACAGCCAACCTAACCCACTCCACCAGGGACAAATGCTTGCTGCAACTCATGATGATAATTCAGAAAATAAGCACCCACTCCACCAACAACAGATGGATGCTCAgcaggaagaggaggaggaggatccTCAAGAGGTCATCTTCGACGACTCTGTCTCCGTGGGTGAAGGGCAGGCCGCATCTGAGATCAAACAAGGAGACGACCTTGCTAAGGCCacggaggacgacgacgacgggcAGGCTGCAGCTGAGAGCAAACAGGAAGAGCACCGTGCTAGGGCGTCGGAGGAGCACGGCCAGGCTGCAGGTGAGGTCAAACAGCAAGAGGACGAGCGCAAGGTTATGTCAGACATGGCCAAGAACAGGCAGCGCAAAAAGGAGCTAGAGATCTTTGTGGGAGGGCTGGACCGTGAAGCCGTCGAGGAGGATATTAGGAAGGTGTTTGCGCACGTCGGTCATGTTGTGGAGGTCCGTCTCCACAAGGATCTCTCCACCAACAAGAACAAGGGCTTTGCGTTCGTCAGGTTTGCAAACAAACACCAGGTGGCTCGCGCGCTTGCTGAGGTGAAGAATCCTATG ATACATGGCAAACGTTGTGCCGTTGCCGCTAGCGAGGACAACGACACACTCTTCTTGGGCAATATTTGCAATACATGGACAAAGGAAGCT ATTAAGAAGAGGCTGCTTGACTATGGAGTTGAAGGAGTTCAAAGCTTAACTCTTGTTCCTGATACTCAAAACGAAGGCCAGAGCCGTGGTTTTGCATTTCTCGAGTTTTCTTGCCACGCGGATGCGATGCTTGCATTCAAGAGGCTGCAGCAACCAGATGCTCTGTTTGGTCATCCTGAGAGAACTGCAAAAGTTGCTTTTGCAGAGCCAATAAAAGAAGCAGATGCAGAAGTTATGGCTCAG GTCAAATCAGTTTTTATTGATGGGCTTCCACCATACTGGGATGAAGAGCGTGTTAAAAACCGATTCAAAGCTTATGGTTTGATAGAACGAGTTGTGCTTGCTCGCAATATGTCTAGTGCTAAAAGAAACGATTTTGGATTTGTCAACTTCTCAACCCATGAGGAGGCTCTTGCTTGTATTGAAGCCACCAACAACACCGAGCTGGGTGATGTTGGAAAAGCAAAG CTAAAAGTAAGGGTTAGACTTTCAAACCCTCTACCTAAAAGTCAGGCTGTGAAAGGTGAAATGAGTGGCGGGTTTCGAATTGGACATCCTGGATCTGGTTTTAACAGGCCTG GTAGAGGTTTTAATAGGGGAAGAGCTGCCCCTCGCCGGGAAGGTTTCCATGGTGATAGGGGTTTCAATAATCACACTCCTGTTCGTGGTGGGAGATTTAATTCTGCATACAGTAACAACAGTTTTGAAGCTTCGCCCTCTGATTTCCGAGCCAGGCAGGCTCCTCCTGCCTTTCAAG GGGGTTCCTCAGGAAGGCAGCATGATTTGTTTGATAGAGGACAGGGGAGAGGATATCATCATCCACCTAGAGGGCCAACATTTGAGCCCGAGGGTGATTTTGGTAGACCCTTTGGTGAAAACCCATATCTCTATGAAGATGTTCGGCATGGTGCTAAGAGGCCATATTCTCACATG GAACCCGGTCCTCCTGGATACTTTGAGCATGGTGGTCCTCCTCGTGTGCGCCCTCGCTTTGACCATTACGAGCAGCCACCATTTCCTGGAGGGAACCGTTTTGGTCATTATGACCAGCCACCATTTCCTGGAGGTGACCGCCACAGAG ACTCTTTTGGGACGAGGGGTGGTTATTCACGTGATCATCACTATGGCCCTGCTCCTGGTCATGCCCCGCCCCCTGCCCATGCCCATGCCCATGCCCCTCCCCCTGCCCCAGCT CAATATGGTAGGGGTGCATTCCAACCACACCATAGAGGCGGGCATTCTGGAGGCGGTTATTACCACCACTAG